A window of the Halobacterium hubeiense genome harbors these coding sequences:
- a CDS encoding DUF7405 family protein, producing MLPDSRGVSRRAFLKSAVAIGGASALAACVDREDADIPAGVDDPASLPERQHAWNDALSRDDAGNALPPRHHALVHLDLDGEPTDEARETVETALRALERAYERSNDGLLFTLGYSPAYFQRFDAELPDAVDLPEPRPLSDLEDPALDDPDALLHLASDHASAVLEAEEAMRGNRDTANGVEVKAALTEAFTVADRRSGFVGEGLPAENQDTGGVPDSEPVPEDAPLYMGFKSDFEKSQATEDRVTIQSGPFAGGTTQHVSHIDLNLTQWYEQDDRESRVAQMFCPAHADSGAVEETGENLGDSPQLGGCGDPVETGSERGVVGHGQKLQRVREDGRPVILRRDFDSTDGGRAGVHFLALQREIADFERTREAMNATDVSGETPVGRTQNNGIRQYLSVTHRGNYLLPPRSKRALPTPEGGDA from the coding sequence ATGCTCCCGGACTCCCGCGGCGTGAGCCGCCGCGCGTTCCTCAAGTCCGCGGTCGCCATCGGCGGCGCGAGCGCACTCGCCGCCTGCGTGGACCGCGAGGACGCCGACATTCCAGCCGGCGTGGACGACCCCGCGTCGCTGCCCGAGCGCCAGCACGCGTGGAACGACGCCCTCTCGCGGGACGACGCGGGGAACGCGCTGCCGCCGCGCCACCACGCGCTCGTCCACCTCGACCTCGACGGCGAACCCACCGACGAGGCCCGCGAGACCGTCGAAACCGCGCTCCGCGCGCTCGAACGCGCCTACGAGCGCTCGAACGACGGCCTGCTGTTCACGCTCGGCTACTCGCCGGCGTACTTCCAGCGCTTCGACGCCGAACTCCCCGACGCCGTGGACCTCCCGGAGCCGCGGCCGCTCTCGGACCTCGAAGACCCCGCGCTGGACGACCCCGACGCGCTCCTCCACCTCGCCAGCGACCACGCCAGCGCCGTCCTCGAAGCCGAGGAAGCGATGCGCGGGAACCGCGACACCGCCAACGGCGTCGAAGTCAAGGCCGCGCTCACCGAGGCGTTCACGGTCGCTGACCGGCGCTCCGGGTTCGTCGGCGAGGGCCTGCCGGCGGAGAATCAGGACACCGGCGGCGTCCCCGACTCCGAGCCCGTGCCCGAGGACGCGCCGCTGTACATGGGCTTCAAGTCGGACTTCGAGAAGAGTCAGGCGACCGAGGACCGCGTCACCATCCAGTCGGGGCCGTTCGCGGGCGGCACCACCCAGCACGTCTCCCACATCGACCTGAACCTCACGCAGTGGTACGAGCAGGACGACAGGGAGTCCCGCGTCGCGCAGATGTTCTGTCCCGCGCACGCCGACAGCGGCGCGGTCGAGGAGACGGGCGAGAACCTCGGCGACAGCCCCCAGCTCGGCGGCTGTGGCGACCCTGTGGAGACGGGTAGCGAGCGCGGCGTCGTCGGCCACGGCCAGAAGCTCCAGCGCGTCCGCGAGGACGGCCGCCCGGTCATCCTCCGGCGGGACTTCGACTCGACGGACGGCGGGCGCGCGGGCGTGCACTTCCTCGCGCTCCAGCGCGAAATCGCGGACTTCGAGCGCACCCGCGAGGCGATGAACGCCACCGACGTCAGCGGCGAGACGCCGGTCGGGCGCACGCAGAACAACGGCATCCGCCAGTACCTCTCGGTCACCCACCGCGGCAACTACCTGCTGCCGCCGCGGTCGAAGCGCGCGCTCCCCACCCCGGAGGGCGGCGATGCGTAA
- a CDS encoding winged helix-turn-helix transcriptional regulator, translated as MTDARDRIAAHVRDDPGVHFNAVVRGTDLAPGQVQHHARRLVSAGDLAVERVSGRTHYFPPEYDDWERGVVALARRETARDALSYLLDAGPSRPAAVAEGVGVARSTLEHHLDALTARDVVEKRRDARNRVTLALVRPEATVQLLADVDPSVADRFVDRFERLLDDFLD; from the coding sequence GTGACCGACGCCCGCGACCGCATCGCCGCGCACGTCCGCGACGACCCCGGCGTCCACTTCAACGCGGTCGTTCGGGGGACGGACCTCGCGCCCGGGCAGGTCCAGCACCACGCCCGCCGCCTCGTCAGCGCGGGCGACCTCGCGGTCGAACGCGTCTCCGGGCGCACGCACTACTTCCCGCCCGAGTACGACGACTGGGAGCGCGGCGTCGTCGCGCTCGCGCGCCGCGAGACCGCCCGGGACGCGCTCTCGTACCTCCTCGACGCGGGCCCCTCGCGGCCGGCCGCGGTCGCCGAGGGCGTCGGCGTCGCGCGCTCGACGCTCGAACACCACCTCGACGCGCTCACCGCCCGCGACGTCGTAGAGAAGCGCCGCGACGCGCGCAACCGCGTCACGCTGGCCCTCGTGCGGCCCGAAGCGACCGTCCAGTTGCTCGCCGACGTGGACCCCTCGGTGGCCGACCGGTTCGTGGACCGCTTCGAGCGCCTGCTCGACGACTTCCTCGACTAG
- a CDS encoding DUF7471 family protein has product MLPVAHAQTAGLDVPLVFALAAAGVASALLTAAALVAFLRRRSRPYLLVALALAALLARSVVAGASVGGLLAGDVHHVLEHGLDVLMAGLVIAAVWYARSVAATTAGGGGR; this is encoded by the coding sequence GTGCTCCCCGTCGCCCACGCGCAGACCGCGGGACTGGACGTTCCGCTCGTTTTTGCGCTCGCCGCCGCCGGCGTGGCGTCAGCCCTGCTCACGGCCGCGGCGCTGGTGGCGTTCCTGCGGCGGCGCTCCCGCCCCTACCTGCTGGTCGCGCTCGCGCTCGCGGCACTGCTGGCGCGCTCGGTCGTCGCCGGCGCGAGCGTCGGCGGCCTGCTCGCGGGCGACGTCCACCACGTTCTCGAACACGGCCTCGACGTCCTGATGGCGGGACTGGTGATTGCCGCGGTCTGGTACGCGCGCTCGGTCGCCGCGACGACCGCCGGAGGTGGCGGGCGGTGA
- a CDS encoding CBS domain-containing protein, translating to MDDIFVGRLMSDSIHTVTPDTLVEDAADVMRDNSIGSVVVVDENGHLEGILTNTDFVTIVAKSKPKAQTTVERYMTTDVVTTTAQESIRDVADAMLEHGFHHMPVVDDDDNVIGMITTTDLASYISTVQTPSPA from the coding sequence ATGGACGATATTTTCGTCGGCCGACTGATGTCGGACAGCATCCACACCGTCACCCCGGACACGCTCGTCGAGGACGCCGCCGACGTGATGCGCGACAACAGCATCGGCTCGGTCGTCGTCGTCGACGAGAACGGCCACCTCGAAGGCATCCTGACGAACACCGACTTCGTCACCATCGTCGCCAAGAGCAAGCCGAAGGCCCAGACCACCGTCGAGCGCTACATGACCACGGACGTCGTCACCACGACCGCACAGGAGTCCATCCGCGACGTCGCGGACGCGATGCTCGAACACGGCTTCCACCACATGCCCGTCGTGGACGACGACGACAACGTCATCGGGATGATTACCACGACCGACCTCGCCTCGTACATCTCCACCGTGCAGACGCCCAGCCCCGCCTGA
- a CDS encoding beta-class carbonic anhydrase encodes MADSHSHDHEPGHHHEHVDATVEDHDDWARRRRKGIPTDKQLLVVACMDERIPVEDALGIELGDAQIFRNAGGKVTDDVIRSAALTTQFFDTEEIIVVNHTDCGMMSAPDDAVVEGLEEAAGGDLDDVDLDPALSELSIGDASVADWVRMTDDIDEACAAQVRYLDEHPLVDATVHGYVYEVESGTLRYPGGRIAEDISTRVED; translated from the coding sequence ATGGCAGATTCTCACAGTCACGACCACGAGCCGGGCCACCACCACGAACACGTCGATGCGACCGTCGAGGACCACGACGACTGGGCGCGGCGCCGCCGCAAGGGGATACCCACCGACAAGCAGCTGCTGGTCGTCGCGTGCATGGACGAGCGCATCCCCGTCGAGGACGCGCTCGGCATCGAGCTCGGGGACGCCCAGATTTTCCGGAACGCCGGCGGGAAGGTCACCGACGACGTGATTCGCTCCGCGGCGCTGACCACCCAGTTCTTCGACACCGAGGAGATAATCGTCGTCAACCACACCGACTGCGGGATGATGAGCGCGCCCGACGACGCCGTCGTCGAGGGGCTGGAGGAAGCCGCCGGCGGCGACCTCGACGACGTGGACCTCGACCCCGCGCTCTCCGAACTGTCGATTGGCGACGCCTCCGTCGCCGACTGGGTGCGCATGACCGACGACATCGACGAGGCGTGCGCCGCGCAAGTCCGGTACCTCGACGAACACCCGCTCGTGGACGCGACCGTCCACGGCTACGTCTACGAGGTCGAGAGCGGGACGCTTCGCTACCCCGGTGGGCGCATCGCCGAGGACATCAGCACGCGCGTCGAGGACTGA
- a CDS encoding MFS transporter — translation MHAPGTTDGERAGFDVLLVASGIWFLAKFLRYAFPPLFPQLRDLYGVSNGVLGAAFTAMMLVYALLQFPAGVVADRVGAARVVAAGVTVAGVAALLLSIPGPLAVLIGGMVLVGVGTGVHKTVAVDLLATLYPSRRGRALGVHDTFGAFGGVVAPAVVVAVAADPGWRALFLGGGVTGLALAVAFWLRTPDDVAATDGDEAGDSTDGAAALADYRALLGDRRFGAFLLVTVGFSFAYNGVVAFLPLYLADAAGLDGATASLLYSALFAVSLVQLTTGELSDRFSPLAVVAATLALATAGLFGLLVAGSPLALGATVVAFGLGSHGFRPVRGVYLVDVVPDSLAGGGLGVARTILMGAGAVAPAVVGFASERAGFRAAFGVLFAALAAAAVLAGWLLATE, via the coding sequence ATGCACGCACCCGGAACGACCGACGGGGAGCGAGCTGGCTTCGACGTGCTGTTGGTGGCGTCGGGCATCTGGTTCCTCGCGAAGTTCCTGCGGTACGCGTTCCCGCCGCTGTTCCCGCAGCTGCGCGACCTCTACGGCGTCTCGAACGGCGTGCTGGGCGCGGCGTTCACGGCGATGATGCTGGTGTACGCGCTGTTGCAGTTCCCCGCGGGCGTGGTCGCCGACCGCGTGGGGGCCGCGCGCGTGGTCGCCGCGGGCGTGACAGTCGCGGGCGTCGCGGCGCTGCTCCTGTCGATACCGGGGCCGCTGGCGGTGCTGATCGGGGGAATGGTGCTCGTCGGCGTCGGGACGGGCGTCCACAAGACCGTCGCGGTGGACCTGCTAGCGACGCTGTACCCGTCGCGGCGCGGGCGCGCGCTCGGCGTCCACGACACGTTCGGGGCGTTCGGCGGCGTGGTCGCGCCCGCGGTCGTCGTCGCCGTCGCGGCCGACCCCGGGTGGCGGGCACTCTTCCTCGGCGGCGGCGTCACCGGACTCGCGCTCGCGGTCGCGTTCTGGCTTCGCACCCCCGACGACGTCGCCGCGACTGACGGAGACGAGGCCGGGGATTCGACCGACGGCGCCGCGGCGCTCGCGGACTACCGCGCGCTGCTCGGCGACCGGCGCTTCGGCGCGTTCCTGCTGGTCACGGTCGGCTTCTCGTTCGCGTACAACGGCGTCGTCGCGTTCCTCCCGCTGTATCTCGCCGACGCCGCGGGCCTCGACGGCGCGACCGCGAGCCTGCTGTACAGCGCGCTGTTCGCGGTGAGCCTCGTCCAGCTGACGACCGGCGAACTCAGCGACCGGTTCAGCCCGCTCGCGGTCGTCGCCGCGACGCTCGCGCTCGCGACCGCGGGCCTGTTCGGCCTGCTTGTCGCGGGCTCGCCGCTCGCGCTCGGCGCGACGGTCGTGGCGTTCGGCCTCGGGAGCCACGGCTTCCGGCCGGTTCGCGGCGTCTACCTCGTGGACGTGGTGCCGGACTCGCTGGCGGGCGGCGGGCTCGGCGTCGCGCGGACGATACTGATGGGCGCGGGCGCGGTCGCCCCCGCCGTCGTCGGGTTCGCCTCCGAGCGCGCGGGCTTCCGCGCGGCGTTCGGCGTGCTGTTCGCGGCGCTCGCGGCCGCCGCCGTCCTCGCGGGCTGGCTGCTCGCCACCGAGTGA
- a CDS encoding cobalamin-independent methionine synthase II family protein, with protein MTANDRIRTTHIGSLPRPPALLDLLERRQDGETVDPDEWDATVADATRDVVERQAEVGLDVANNGEQSRVSFNWYVADRLSGIDGEREQELWADLQEFPDYAAETFETDVIDLSMQPVVTGPVEYTGHEDAKAELDGFEAALDDVDADFEDTFVTSASPSVVTATHVDDYYGDYEEYLFAVADAMAEEYELVADTGTTLQIDAPELLTVGHTGEYADASLDEIEATTRLHVEALNEALSNVPAEQVRLHTCWGSYEGPHHLDTGLAELLPAIYEADITGLSVEQANPRHQHEYRAFAEHPVPDGWDLIPGVVDVKTNVVDHPETIADRIERVADAVDDDTPLVAAPDCGFGTQAGLGMVHPKIAWKKLDALAEGAEIATERLY; from the coding sequence ATGACGGCGAACGACCGGATTCGCACGACGCACATCGGTAGCCTCCCCCGACCGCCGGCACTGCTTGACCTCCTCGAACGGCGCCAGGACGGCGAGACAGTCGACCCCGACGAGTGGGACGCGACCGTCGCGGACGCCACGCGCGACGTCGTCGAGCGGCAGGCCGAGGTCGGCCTCGACGTCGCGAACAACGGCGAGCAGTCCCGCGTCTCGTTCAACTGGTACGTCGCGGACCGCCTCAGCGGCATCGACGGCGAGCGCGAGCAGGAGCTGTGGGCGGACCTCCAGGAGTTCCCCGACTACGCCGCCGAGACGTTCGAGACGGACGTCATCGACCTCTCGATGCAGCCGGTCGTCACCGGCCCCGTCGAGTACACCGGCCACGAGGACGCGAAGGCCGAACTCGACGGCTTCGAGGCCGCCCTCGACGACGTCGATGCGGACTTCGAGGACACGTTCGTCACGTCGGCGTCGCCGAGCGTCGTCACCGCGACGCACGTCGACGACTACTACGGCGACTACGAGGAGTACCTGTTCGCCGTCGCGGACGCGATGGCCGAGGAGTACGAGCTCGTCGCCGACACCGGGACGACCCTCCAAATCGACGCGCCGGAGCTGCTCACGGTCGGTCACACCGGCGAGTACGCGGACGCCTCCCTCGACGAAATCGAGGCGACGACCCGCCTCCACGTGGAGGCGCTCAACGAGGCGCTGTCGAACGTCCCCGCCGAGCAGGTCCGGCTCCACACCTGCTGGGGGAGCTACGAGGGCCCCCACCACCTCGACACGGGGCTCGCGGAGCTGCTGCCGGCAATCTACGAGGCCGACATCACGGGCCTCAGCGTCGAGCAGGCCAACCCCCGCCACCAGCACGAGTACCGCGCGTTCGCCGAACACCCCGTGCCGGACGGTTGGGATCTGATTCCGGGCGTCGTGGACGTGAAGACGAACGTCGTCGACCACCCCGAGACCATCGCGGACCGCATCGAGCGCGTCGCCGACGCCGTCGACGACGACACGCCGCTGGTCGCCGCGCCCGACTGCGGGTTCGGCACGCAGGCCGGCCTCGGCATGGTCCACCCCAAAATCGCGTGGAAGAAGCTCGACGCGCTCGCCGAGGGCGCGGAGATAGCCACCGAGCGACTCTACTGA
- a CDS encoding MFS transporter: MGLRTAVRREVTALWGGGKGVSLVAVATGWGLLNGGRMVYPVIIPYLQTDYGLSLTVSGLLVTVLWFFAAIGQLPGGMLADRYDERALMATSTVVVAAALGLVVTSSSPLVLFAATAAWGLGHSLYPIARITILSKLYTQRLGSALGVTMATGDIGQTVLPPIAAALAAAVAWQAGLGFVAPLLVVAGVLVYATTPDDADEDGDADADDDESTQSLRDAVDVLAELRTPEIGFMTVILFLYMSIWQSFTAFYPTYLTSVKSLSTQQASVLFGFFFAVGVLVKPLAGAAYDRVGMRRSLIGILLPAAAGFLLLPVVSGVWPLVGVTALVSTMLGTGAVTQSFLAEAFSEATQGTGLGVIRTLTASLAAAGPVVFGVVGDHGYFDEGYVFLAVVMAAVIALTYRMPEST, from the coding sequence ATGGGTTTACGTACCGCGGTTCGGCGGGAAGTGACGGCGCTGTGGGGCGGCGGGAAGGGCGTCTCCCTCGTCGCCGTCGCCACCGGCTGGGGCCTGCTGAACGGCGGGCGGATGGTCTACCCAGTCATCATCCCCTACCTCCAGACCGACTACGGGCTCTCCCTCACGGTGTCGGGCCTGCTCGTGACCGTGCTGTGGTTCTTCGCGGCAATCGGCCAGCTCCCCGGCGGGATGCTCGCCGACCGGTACGACGAGCGCGCGCTCATGGCCACCAGCACCGTGGTCGTCGCCGCCGCGCTCGGCCTCGTCGTCACCTCGTCGTCGCCGCTCGTCCTGTTCGCGGCGACCGCCGCGTGGGGGCTCGGCCACTCGCTGTACCCCATCGCCCGAATCACGATCCTCTCGAAGCTCTACACGCAGCGCCTCGGCAGCGCGCTCGGCGTCACGATGGCGACCGGCGACATCGGACAGACTGTCCTCCCGCCGATTGCCGCCGCGCTCGCCGCCGCCGTCGCGTGGCAAGCCGGCCTCGGCTTCGTCGCACCGCTGCTCGTCGTCGCCGGCGTTCTCGTCTACGCCACCACGCCCGACGACGCCGACGAGGACGGAGACGCCGACGCGGACGACGACGAGAGCACGCAGTCCCTGCGGGACGCCGTCGACGTCCTCGCGGAACTCCGCACCCCCGAAATCGGGTTCATGACGGTCATCCTCTTCCTCTACATGTCCATCTGGCAGTCGTTCACCGCGTTCTACCCGACCTACCTCACGTCGGTGAAATCCCTGTCCACCCAGCAGGCGAGCGTGCTGTTCGGGTTCTTCTTCGCGGTCGGCGTGCTCGTCAAGCCGCTGGCCGGCGCCGCCTACGACCGCGTCGGGATGCGCCGCTCGCTCATCGGCATTCTGCTCCCGGCCGCCGCGGGCTTCCTCCTGTTGCCCGTCGTCTCCGGCGTCTGGCCGCTCGTCGGCGTCACCGCGCTCGTCAGCACGATGCTCGGCACCGGCGCCGTCACGCAGTCGTTCCTCGCGGAAGCGTTCTCCGAGGCGACGCAGGGCACCGGCCTCGGCGTCATCCGCACGCTCACCGCGTCGCTGGCCGCCGCCGGCCCCGTCGTCTTCGGCGTCGTCGGCGACCACGGCTACTTCGACGAAGGCTACGTCTTCCTCGCGGTCGTCATGGCCGCCGTCATCGCGCTCACGTACCGGATGCCCGAATCGACCTGA